A single region of the Motilibacter peucedani genome encodes:
- a CDS encoding glycosyltransferase family protein, producing MTALVVSWIPFHGRSEGLARALRAQTLWTPWAKSGQPRSRTILGWVRSGVVTVARVARLPRGSVVVVMVPPVFALVAVLLVALPKRLRVVADIHSAALNAQGWAWSHPLLFRALKRCELVLVTNAELVEGLDLGDVPVLVLHDPTDELDPSAVGELPPLPEGRIAVFPASGADDEPVEQLAAAAALLEGEVTVVITGRRPGVAPGPGLLLPGFLPDAQFNALMVRADVVLALTTREATMQRAGYEALALRKPLVCSGTAVLRSFFGDAAVYTDHEPADLAAAVRRAVEQGPALVAAGETVRAQQAEQLVVAVRAIRPDLVDAASDATV from the coding sequence GTGACCGCGCTGGTCGTCTCGTGGATCCCGTTCCACGGCCGCAGCGAGGGCCTGGCCCGGGCGCTGCGCGCGCAGACGCTCTGGACCCCGTGGGCGAAGTCCGGCCAGCCGCGCTCCCGCACGATCCTCGGGTGGGTGCGCAGCGGCGTCGTCACGGTCGCCCGGGTCGCCCGGCTGCCGCGCGGCAGCGTCGTCGTCGTCATGGTGCCGCCGGTGTTCGCGCTGGTGGCCGTGCTGCTCGTGGCCCTGCCGAAGCGGCTGCGCGTCGTCGCCGACATCCACTCCGCCGCGCTCAACGCGCAGGGCTGGGCCTGGAGCCACCCGCTGCTGTTCCGGGCGCTGAAGCGCTGCGAGCTCGTGCTGGTCACCAACGCCGAGCTCGTCGAGGGCCTCGACCTGGGCGACGTGCCGGTGCTGGTGCTCCACGACCCGACCGACGAGCTCGACCCGTCCGCGGTCGGCGAGCTGCCCCCGCTGCCCGAAGGCCGCATCGCGGTGTTCCCCGCCTCCGGCGCCGACGACGAGCCCGTCGAGCAGCTGGCCGCCGCCGCCGCCCTGCTCGAGGGCGAGGTGACCGTGGTCATCACGGGCCGGCGCCCCGGCGTCGCCCCCGGCCCCGGGCTGCTGCTGCCGGGCTTCCTGCCCGACGCGCAGTTCAACGCGCTGATGGTCCGCGCCGACGTCGTGCTCGCGCTGACGACCCGCGAGGCCACCATGCAGCGCGCCGGCTACGAGGCGCTCGCCCTGCGCAAGCCGCTGGTCTGCTCCGGCACCGCGGTGCTGCGCTCCTTCTTCGGCGACGCGGCCGTCTACACCGACCACGAGCCGGCCGACCTGGCCGCCGCGGTGCGCCGCGCGGTCGAGCAGGGGCCGGCCCTGGTCGCCGCGGGCGAGACGGTGCGTGCCCAGCAGGCCGAGCAGCTCGTCGTCGCCGTGCGCGCGATCCGCCCGGACCTGGTGGACGCCGCCAGTGACGC